Below is a window of Enterobacter kobei DNA.
AGCCAGCTTTATCGTGATGGTGGATGGCGAGCATGTCTTGCCAATGGCCACCAGCCAGGATCACAAGCGCGTTGGCGATGCCGATACCGGACCAAACACCGGCGGTATGGGCGCATATTCTCCGGCCCCCGTGGTGACCGATGAAGTCCACCAGCGCACCATGGATCGTGTGATCTGGCCTACGGTGCGTGGAATGGCGGCGGAAGGCAATACCTACACCGGGTTCCTGTACGCCGGTCTGATGATCGACAAGCAGGGCAATCCGAAGGTCATCGAGTTTAACTGCCGCTTCGGCGATCCGGAAACCCAGCCGATCATGCTGCGCATGAAGTCCGATCTGGTTGAACTCTGTCTGGCGGCCTGCGAAGGCAAGCTCGATAAGAAAACCTCGGAGTGGGATGAACGCGCATCGCTGGGCGTGGTGATCGCCGCGGGCGGCTATCCGGGTGATTATCGTACCGGTGACGTCATCCACGGCCTGCCGCTGGAAGAAGTGGGCGGTAAGGTGTTCCATGCAGGCACAGCGCTTGCGGACGACGACCGGGTACTGACCAATGGTGGGCGTGTGCTGTGCGCTACGGCGCTGGGTCATACCGTGGCGGAAGCGCAGAAAAACGCCTATGCGTTAATGGCGGATATTCACTGGGATGGTAGCTTCAGCCGCCGGGATATTGGTTATCGCGCGATTGCTCGCGAACAGGGGGAGTAATTTCCCCTTCACCTTGACCCTCTCCTTCAGGAGAGGGTTTACTCAGAAATTCTTTTCCTGCGGCTGCCAGGTGCAGTAATCCTCATTCGCCACCAGCAGCAGTTGTGCGCCCTCAGGCGCTTCCAGCCACGCAATACTCACATCCGCTGAAGAATGGC
It encodes the following:
- the purD gene encoding phosphoribosylamine--glycine ligase; its protein translation is MKVLVIGNGGREHALAWKAAQSPLVKTVFVAPGNAGTALEPMLQNVAIGATDIPALLNFAQSEHIDLTIVGPEAPLVLGVVDAFRAAGLTIFGPTQGAAQLEGSKAFTKDFLARHNIPTAEYQNFTDIEPALAYLREKGAPIVIKADGLAAGKGVIVAMTLEEAEAAVHDMLAGNAFGDAGHRIVIEEFLDGEEASFIVMVDGEHVLPMATSQDHKRVGDADTGPNTGGMGAYSPAPVVTDEVHQRTMDRVIWPTVRGMAAEGNTYTGFLYAGLMIDKQGNPKVIEFNCRFGDPETQPIMLRMKSDLVELCLAACEGKLDKKTSEWDERASLGVVIAAGGYPGDYRTGDVIHGLPLEEVGGKVFHAGTALADDDRVLTNGGRVLCATALGHTVAEAQKNAYALMADIHWDGSFSRRDIGYRAIAREQGE